A section of the Enterobacter sp. C2 genome encodes:
- the ftrA gene encoding transcriptional regulator FtrA: MPENARIMTTLPSTRPLVVVVAYDGLCTFEFGIAVEIFGLPRPELGENWYRFAVASVEEGELRATGGVRLVADGGLGLLAQADTIVIPGWRGADSPVPEALCQALREANARGCRMMSICSGVFVLAAAGLLNGKRATTHWRYTPLLRERYPAIEVLDDALYYHEGRVLTSAGSAAGIDLCLHLVRLDYGTDVANNVARRLVVQPHRDGSQSQQIARPVARSRESQRLGQVFDYLHRQLAATHSVASLAKLAGMSPRTFLRRFDEATGTTPARWILQERLARARTLLANAELTMEEVAAQAGFATAASLRHHFRQRFALSPRDYRKNQA; the protein is encoded by the coding sequence ATGCCAGAAAACGCCAGGATAATGACAACCTTACCTTCCACCAGACCGCTGGTCGTGGTGGTTGCCTACGATGGCCTCTGCACGTTTGAATTCGGCATCGCCGTGGAGATATTTGGCCTGCCGCGCCCTGAACTGGGGGAGAACTGGTACCGTTTTGCCGTGGCGTCGGTAGAGGAAGGCGAGCTGCGTGCTACCGGGGGTGTCCGGCTGGTAGCCGACGGTGGCCTGGGACTGCTGGCACAGGCCGATACCATCGTTATCCCTGGCTGGCGCGGCGCGGATAGCCCGGTCCCGGAGGCATTATGTCAGGCGCTGCGCGAGGCCAACGCGCGCGGCTGTCGAATGATGTCCATCTGTTCCGGGGTCTTTGTGCTGGCGGCCGCCGGACTGCTTAACGGCAAGCGTGCCACGACCCACTGGCGCTATACGCCGCTGCTGCGGGAGCGCTATCCCGCCATCGAGGTGCTTGATGACGCGCTCTACTATCATGAGGGGCGCGTGCTGACGTCGGCAGGCAGCGCGGCGGGGATCGATCTCTGTTTGCATCTGGTGCGCCTCGACTACGGCACCGACGTCGCTAATAACGTCGCCCGTCGGCTGGTTGTTCAGCCCCATCGCGACGGCTCGCAAAGTCAGCAGATCGCACGGCCGGTCGCCAGATCGCGAGAGAGCCAGCGGCTTGGACAGGTTTTCGATTATCTTCACCGTCAGCTTGCCGCCACGCACTCGGTGGCCTCCCTCGCGAAGCTCGCTGGCATGAGTCCCCGAACCTTTTTGCGTCGTTTTGATGAGGCAACCGGAACCACGCCGGCACGCTGGATCCTACAGGAGCGTCTGGCGCGCGCCCGGACGCTGCTGGCTAACGCCGAGCTCACAATGGAGGAGGTGGCAGCCCAGGCAGGATTTGCTACCGCCGCCTCGTTGCGCCATCATTTTCGCCAGCGTTTCGCCCTCTCCCCACGGGACTACCGTAAAAATCAGGCATAA
- a CDS encoding rhodanese-like domain-containing protein, which yields MSYVSEFPAASPAQAVAHFLQRLSVETDCADVHHALTHQQQDFALLHVVGSAEAFAKRHLPGAVHLPHSQMTEEKMREWPSGTLFVVYCAGPHCNGADRAALKLAKLGLPVKIMIGGITGWEDEGYSFASGD from the coding sequence ATGAGCTACGTAAGCGAATTTCCCGCTGCCTCCCCAGCACAGGCCGTTGCGCATTTTCTACAGCGCCTGAGCGTTGAAACTGACTGCGCTGATGTCCACCATGCGTTAACCCACCAGCAGCAGGATTTCGCCCTGCTGCACGTAGTTGGCAGCGCTGAGGCCTTTGCTAAACGCCATCTGCCCGGCGCGGTGCACCTTCCGCATAGTCAGATGACCGAAGAGAAGATGCGTGAGTGGCCCTCCGGGACGCTGTTCGTTGTCTACTGCGCTGGGCCGCACTGCAACGGTGCCGATCGCGCCGCGCTGAAACTGGCGAAGCTGGGCCTGCCAGTCAAGATCATGATTGGCGGTATCACCGGCTGGGAAGATGAGGGCTACTCTTTCGCCAGCGGTGATTAG
- a CDS encoding cobalamin-independent methionine synthase II family protein yields MQRHHSPFRADVVGSFLRPDAIKQARIQFAAGEIDAGQLRAVEDSAIREVVEQQCACGLHVVTDGEFRRAWWHFDFFDGLQGVERYDSEAGIQFNGVQTKAHGVRVTGKLGFGDHPMLEDFRFLQSISGSAQPKMTIPSPSVLHFRGGRKDIDSTVYPELDAYFDDLATTWRDAIHAFYEAGCRYLQLDDTVWAYLCSDDQRRQVRERGEDPDELARIYARVLNKALEGKPEDLTIGLHVCRGNFRSTWISEGGYEPVAEVLFGQVNVDAFFLEYDNDRSGDFAPLRFIRPGKQQVVLGLITTKNGELENPEGIEARIKEAAQYVDINQICLSPQCGFASTEEGNSLTEAQQWDKVRLVTRIAEQVW; encoded by the coding sequence ATGCAGCGTCACCACTCCCCGTTTCGCGCCGATGTTGTCGGCAGTTTTCTGCGTCCCGACGCAATTAAGCAGGCACGTATTCAGTTTGCCGCGGGTGAAATCGATGCTGGCCAGCTGAGGGCAGTTGAAGACAGCGCGATCCGTGAGGTAGTTGAGCAGCAGTGCGCCTGCGGTCTGCACGTGGTCACCGACGGCGAATTCCGTCGCGCCTGGTGGCACTTTGACTTCTTTGATGGCCTGCAGGGCGTAGAGCGTTACGATTCCGAGGCGGGTATTCAGTTCAACGGTGTCCAGACCAAAGCCCACGGCGTGCGCGTGACTGGCAAGCTGGGCTTCGGCGATCATCCGATGCTGGAAGACTTCCGCTTCCTGCAGAGCATTAGCGGCAGCGCCCAGCCGAAAATGACGATCCCCAGCCCGAGCGTGCTGCACTTCCGCGGTGGCCGGAAAGATATCGACAGCACCGTCTACCCGGAGCTGGACGCCTACTTTGACGATCTGGCGACCACATGGCGCGACGCAATTCACGCATTCTATGAAGCAGGCTGCCGTTACCTGCAGCTTGACGACACGGTCTGGGCTTACCTCTGCTCAGACGATCAGCGCCGTCAGGTCCGCGAGCGCGGTGAAGATCCTGATGAACTGGCACGCATCTACGCCCGGGTACTGAACAAGGCGCTGGAGGGCAAGCCGGAGGATTTAACTATCGGTCTGCACGTATGCCGCGGTAACTTCCGCTCAACCTGGATCTCCGAAGGCGGCTACGAGCCGGTGGCTGAGGTGCTCTTCGGCCAGGTCAATGTCGACGCCTTCTTCCTGGAGTATGACAACGATCGCTCCGGCGACTTCGCTCCGCTGCGCTTTATCCGTCCGGGTAAGCAGCAGGTGGTATTGGGGCTGATTACCACGAAAAACGGCGAACTGGAAAACCCGGAAGGAATTGAGGCGCGCATCAAGGAAGCGGCGCAGTATGTGGATATCAATCAGATCTGCCTCAGCCCACAGTGCGGCTTCGCCTCTACGGAAGAGGGCAACAGCCTGACCGAAGCCCAGCAGTGGGACAAGGTCCGCCTGGTGACGCGCATTGCCGAACAGGTCTGGTAA
- the ydeE gene encoding efflux MFS transporter YdeE — protein MITSQQRSIVALLASSLLLTIGRGATLPFMTIYLNSQYGMSVDRVGFAMTVAMTVGVFFSLGFGILADKFDKKRYMLIAITTFVLSFIGIPLSHNAVLVVIFFSIINCAYSVFATVVKAYFSDTLAPTAKSKVFSLNYSFLNIGWTIGPPLGTLLVMQSSQLPFWLAAACAAFPLVFIQLWVQRVVVKREEETLQPWSPSLLLHDKALLWFTLSGVLASFVSGSFASCISQYVMAVADNAFAQKVVALVLPVNAVIVVMFQYVIGRTLRANNIRPMMAVGTLCFVLGLLGFMISGSQLWLWGLSAAVFTIGEIIYAPGEYMLIDHIAPPGMKASYFSAQALGWLGAAMNPLATGIILTTLPGWTLFAILAATIVFAWLMMLRGMQIRPWDSGLSAAKA, from the coding sequence ATGATCACATCTCAGCAACGCTCCATCGTCGCACTGCTCGCCTCATCACTGCTGTTAACCATCGGTCGCGGCGCTACGCTGCCGTTTATGACCATCTACCTCAACAGCCAATACGGTATGTCGGTTGATCGGGTCGGGTTTGCCATGACCGTGGCCATGACCGTCGGCGTCTTCTTTAGCCTCGGCTTCGGCATTCTTGCCGATAAGTTTGATAAGAAGCGCTACATGCTCATTGCCATCACCACCTTCGTACTCAGTTTTATCGGCATTCCCCTGAGTCATAATGCGGTGCTGGTGGTGATCTTCTTCTCCATTATCAACTGCGCCTACTCGGTCTTCGCCACCGTTGTCAAAGCCTACTTCTCCGATACGCTGGCGCCGACGGCGAAGTCAAAAGTGTTCTCGCTAAACTACTCGTTTCTTAATATCGGCTGGACGATTGGCCCGCCGCTGGGCACCCTGCTGGTGATGCAGAGCAGCCAGCTGCCTTTCTGGCTGGCTGCGGCGTGCGCTGCCTTCCCGCTGGTGTTTATTCAGCTCTGGGTTCAGCGCGTCGTGGTGAAACGCGAAGAGGAAACCCTTCAGCCCTGGTCACCGTCGCTTTTGCTTCATGACAAAGCCCTGCTGTGGTTTACCCTCTCCGGCGTGCTGGCCTCGTTCGTCAGCGGCTCCTTTGCCTCCTGTATTTCGCAGTACGTCATGGCGGTAGCCGATAACGCCTTTGCGCAGAAGGTGGTAGCGCTGGTGCTGCCGGTGAATGCGGTTATTGTGGTCATGTTTCAGTACGTAATTGGTCGCACGCTGCGGGCCAACAATATCCGTCCGATGATGGCCGTCGGCACGCTCTGCTTTGTCCTTGGCCTGCTGGGCTTTATGATCTCTGGTAGCCAGCTCTGGCTGTGGGGGCTGTCAGCCGCCGTGTTTACTATTGGGGAGATCATTTATGCTCCGGGCGAATACATGCTGATCGACCATATCGCCCCACCGGGTATGAAGGCGAGCTATTTCTCAGCTCAGGCCCTCGGCTGGCTTGGCGCAGCAATGAACCCGCTGGCCACCGGCATTATTCTGACCACTCTGCCGGGCTGGACGCTATTTGCCATTCTGGCGGCGACGATTGTTTTCGCCTGGCTGATGATGCTGCGCGGAATGCAGATTCGGCCATGGGACAGCGGACTCAGTGCGGCAAAAGCATAA
- the eamA gene encoding O-acetylserine/cysteine exporter produces MTRKDGLLALLVVVVWGLNFVVIKVGLHNMPPLMLAGLRFVLVAFPALLFVARPKVPLRLLLGYGLTISFGQFAFLFSAIKFGMPTGLASLVLQAQAFFTIILGAVTFGERLQLKQVLGITLAVFGVLVLAESSLNGQDVTMLGFMLTLAAAFSWACGNIFNKKIMQHSSRPAVMSLVVWSALIPVVPFMVASLIFDGPALMVQSLVQIDITTVLSLIYLAFVATIIGYGIWGTLLGRYETWRVAPLSLLVPVVGMASAALLLDETLNGLQLLGAALIMAGLYINIFGFRLRPSVAAR; encoded by the coding sequence ATGACGCGGAAAGACGGACTGCTGGCATTGCTGGTAGTAGTAGTGTGGGGACTTAATTTTGTCGTGATTAAGGTCGGGTTGCACAATATGCCCCCCCTAATGTTGGCAGGTCTGCGTTTTGTGCTGGTGGCCTTTCCGGCGCTGCTGTTTGTCGCCCGGCCAAAGGTGCCGCTGCGTCTGCTGCTGGGCTACGGCCTGACCATCAGCTTTGGCCAGTTTGCCTTTCTGTTTAGCGCGATTAAGTTTGGCATGCCCACCGGACTGGCCTCGCTGGTCTTGCAGGCGCAGGCATTCTTTACCATCATCCTCGGAGCGGTCACCTTCGGCGAGCGGCTTCAGCTGAAGCAGGTGCTGGGAATTACCCTGGCGGTGTTTGGCGTGCTGGTGCTGGCGGAATCCAGCCTCAACGGTCAGGACGTGACCATGCTGGGCTTTATGCTCACTCTGGCGGCCGCCTTCAGCTGGGCCTGCGGGAATATCTTCAACAAAAAGATCATGCAGCATTCGTCACGCCCGGCGGTGATGTCGCTGGTGGTCTGGAGCGCGCTGATCCCGGTGGTGCCCTTTATGGTCGCCTCGCTGATCTTCGATGGCCCGGCGCTGATGGTGCAAAGTCTGGTGCAGATTGATATCACCACCGTGCTTTCGCTGATCTACCTGGCGTTTGTCGCCACCATCATTGGCTACGGGATCTGGGGAACGCTGCTCGGGCGTTACGAAACCTGGCGCGTGGCCCCGCTCTCGCTGCTGGTGCCGGTGGTAGGCATGGCCAGCGCCGCGCTGTTATTGGATGAGACGCTGAATGGTCTGCAGCTACTCGGCGCTGCGCTGATCATGGCTGGATTGTATATCAATATCTTTGGCTTTCGTCTGCGGCCATCGGTCGCCGCACGATAA
- the marB gene encoding multiple antibiotic resistance protein MarB, whose protein sequence is MKFTVSAALTLLALFSGYSNAEQPRPSEQNQRDAMIMPSAHDQSPFDLNHMGSGSDKSDELGVPYYN, encoded by the coding sequence ATGAAGTTTACCGTCTCCGCCGCCCTTACCCTGCTGGCGCTGTTTTCTGGCTATAGCAATGCGGAGCAGCCGCGCCCTAGTGAACAAAACCAGCGCGACGCGATGATTATGCCTTCCGCCCATGACCAGTCACCGTTTGACTTAAATCATATGGGTTCCGGAAGTGATAAATCCGACGAGTTAGGCGTGCCCTATTACAACTAA
- the marA gene encoding MDR efflux pump AcrAB transcriptional activator MarA produces MSRRNNDAITIHSILDWIEDNLESPLSLEKVSERSGYSKWHLQRMFKKETGHSLGHYIRSRKLTEIAQKLKQSNEPILYLAERYGFESQQTLTRTFKNYFDVPPHKYRMTNMHGETRYLLPLNHYNC; encoded by the coding sequence ATGTCCAGACGCAATAATGACGCCATTACTATTCATAGCATATTGGACTGGATCGAGGATAACCTGGAGTCACCGCTGTCGCTGGAGAAAGTCTCCGAGCGTTCGGGTTATTCAAAATGGCACCTGCAACGGATGTTTAAGAAAGAGACCGGGCACTCATTAGGTCACTATATCCGCAGCCGCAAGCTTACTGAAATCGCACAGAAGCTTAAGCAGAGCAACGAGCCGATTCTCTACCTGGCAGAGCGCTACGGATTTGAGTCACAGCAGACGTTGACCCGAACCTTTAAAAACTATTTCGACGTGCCGCCGCATAAGTATCGCATGACTAATATGCACGGCGAGACCCGTTATCTGCTGCCGTTAAACCATTACAACTGTTAA
- the marR gene encoding multiple antibiotic resistance transcriptional regulator MarR, giving the protein MKSTSDLFNEIIPLGRLIHMVNQKKDRLLNDYLSPLDITATQFKVLCSIRCATCITPVELKKVLSVDLGALTRMLDRLVCKGWIERQPNPHDKRGVLIQLTADGAALCEQGHKLVGQDLHQELTKNLTADEVATLEYLLKKILP; this is encoded by the coding sequence CAGTGACTTGTTCAACGAAATCATCCCACTGGGCCGCTTGATCCACATGGTCAACCAGAAAAAAGATCGCTTATTAAACGATTACCTTTCGCCGCTGGATATTACGGCGACGCAGTTTAAGGTGCTCTGCTCTATCCGCTGCGCGACCTGCATCACGCCGGTGGAGCTAAAAAAAGTGCTGTCTGTCGATCTCGGGGCTCTCACCCGCATGCTGGATCGGCTGGTATGCAAAGGCTGGATTGAGCGCCAGCCTAATCCGCATGACAAGCGTGGCGTGCTGATCCAGCTTACCGCTGACGGCGCAGCGCTTTGTGAGCAAGGCCATAAATTAGTGGGGCAAGACCTGCATCAGGAACTAACAAAAAACTTAACGGCAGATGAAGTGGCAACCCTTGAGTACTTGCTCAAGAAAATACTGCCGTAA